In the Brettanomyces nanus chromosome 1, complete sequence genome, AAGACAGTTATGTAAATGTGGGGGGTGTTGCATCCATACACCAATTACAATTTAGTCTAAGACATTGATGGGTTTCACGGTCTCCCTACTCATAGTACATTAGCTCCTCGGTTGCTCGTATCATGTCCAATTCCGTAAGCGAGAATGATGTTCTTTCAATGTTCTTTGATGACGATTTCCTGCCACATGATTACTTAGATGCgcttttctcctcttcccTCACTCTATCCAAGCCTACTCTAAGAAACAAGTCTATCGAGTTTGCTAATGCCAGATCGTTACATGTGCTTCAAAGTAGATGCTCCTCATTACTCACACACTTTGACTATTACACGAATGAGCTTACGCGACAATTTGAGACCAAGATGAGcgatttgaagaactctTCATCTATTATATCGTATAGATCTGAAACTCGTTCAGCCAAAGATGAAATCTCAGGACAGACCCATGACAATGACGATTCTTTAGTTGGAATTACCCGTCTTGAATATTATGTTAGTAACCTTTCTAGTGCATTGAACTCTACAGTGAGAGATTTGGCCGAGACTAATGGTAAGGTGCTGAAATTCGCTGAAGATAATCGATTCAAGAAAGCTGAGGCTTCAGTGCAAGATCTTCAGCGAAtgatgaaggtgaaaagCCGAATCAACCAAGTTATAGAAGTTTTCGATACAATACGGTCGCTAGTGGCATCTAGTATTTCAGAGGAAGCTGGTGACTCCTCGTTATTGGAACTTGCACCTACTACAGTAGCCAATGAGAGTTCGGTTAACTCTAAAGCCGATGAAAACGCTGCTGATCTGCATTTTGATGCTGATTCGTTTGGGTCGGCCATCTCTCTCCTCAAAGAATTGATCCTCGGACAGATATCCTctgagagaaagaaagttcaATCTGATCCAGAGGAGAATAAGAGTCCGAAGAAGGACTTTGTTTCTATAATAGATGGAATGATCGATCTAGAGCCGTTTTTCAAAAGTATGAACAGATTTTATTCACAGTACGTGCAATTTGTCCAGTTCTTGAGGAcggaaaaggaaagataCCTAAGTATATACGACTAAGCGGTAgtaatttttcattatttTTATCTAAGTAGATGTAGTGGCAGATCTTTATTCATTCTGTtccaaatgaagaaactgatGATCTTACCAAAGTATCCGAATTCGTCGTCGAAGATATGTTGCTCGAAGAGGATAACGATCGAGTTCGACTTAGAAACAGCGAATGCTTATGATGTTCGATCTTAGCGGCCTCTATAGGAACGCTCAAAAATTGGGCCTTCACATTAGAAGAATCCAAGATCGGGGTCGATTCGGGATCAGCCTCCTCATCCGAAAccctcttttttctatgAAATAGACGTCTAACAGGACCAAATTCAGCATAGTCAAGGAACTTTTTGAACGCCTTAGTTGGAAAGACTTTTTCAACCCAAATATCAGGCGTTATTCTGATGATCAAGCCAACTGGGAATGAAATTAAACCACATATAAGCGCTGTGGCCCACATAGGACCAGTCTGTCCACCCACAGAAAAGGCTGCACCTCCAACAAATACAATCAACACCTGAAAGCCAGAAATTATGAGCTCGATAGCGATGAAGTATGCATTACGGAACaagtgttgaaagaagTCCAAATTGGCACGGCTAATGCGATCTTTGACCCTCGTAAGGCCATCACCCTCATCGAGTTTACGAGTGACAATTAATTTGAAC is a window encoding:
- a CDS encoding uncharacterized protein (EggNog:ENOG41); protein product: MSNSVSENDVLSMFFDDDFLPHDYLDALFSSSLTLSKPTLRNKSIEFANARSLHVLQSRCSSLLTHFDYYTNELTRQFETKMSDLKNSSSIISYRSETRSAKDEISGQTHDNDDSLVGITRLEYYVSNLSSALNSTVRDLAETNGKVLKFAEDNRFKKAEASVQDLQRMMKVKSRINQVIEVFDTIRSLVASSISEEAGDSSLLELAPTTVANESSVNSKADENAADLHFDADSFGSAISLLKELILGQISSERKKVQSDPEENKSPKKDFVSIIDGMIDLEPFFKSMNRFYSQYVQFVQFLRTEKERYLSIYD